TTGAATTCAAAGAGTTCAATGGTAAGGTCTGTGTTGGAGATGACAACTTGGGGACTGCTGGCCCAGAGCTGACATTTAAAACCATGGGACCGTTCAAGGTAGCAGGCTGTGTGCGGATACCAGCAGGGGTCTGTGTGTGGAGAAGGCACACAGAGACCATTTAAGAGCATCCAACAAGTGGCCAGAATGGACTAAGACGGCTATAGTCATCTCCTGTCCTAAGTGCTGGTGATGTGGGGGTCTCAGCAGTGAAAGAAATGGCACTGAAGGATCTTGGGCACCCGGATGATGTGTTTGTTGGGCAAATTACCTGAAACAATAGCGCCGTGAAGGTCTGCCTTTAGAAGCTTGGCCTGGATCATCTGTGGCTGCCTAAGAGGTAAACAGAAGCCTTCAATGTATACCATAATGATAAATTCTGAGAGAAGTAAACAGGTCTACTGcagggagctgcccgtgagaacggggtcctttgtctgaaggacacagctctgggagctgcctcagtccttgagggtttgcttgcaaacatagctctctgtcccgccaccccagagattaggcgattatttactgcagacacctggagttctgggcaaacttctcacgcacagggaaatgttatctggtgtaagaaataataacagggtgccattcccatgttctcaagatttcttgtgactttttgtaagatgtataggtcaaccaagaaaaaatgttaactgtcttgtctttctcacgctctcCTGTAtcaatataagatgctgaataaagtcgtGGTCAGACCGCTTCCCTttgtggagacgtgtctgaacctctcaaccccatctttgttgtagaaTTCTTTTGCTGTAGTTTTCCTTCTCAGCCGCGCcatgcacgttctcgggacctgatcgactttgccggctggcaccgGCAGTCTCCAGACTTCTGCAGCCAGGCGATGCTAATAGCAGGGTCCCTTAGGTTCTGCTTCAAAGGGCAAGGCTTCAGAATTGTGACTCACGTGTCTGGTTTGAGGCCGTTGCATAGATCCCGGATGTACTGTTTCCAGAGTTCATGTAGAGGGAGAAAAAGACTGTATCTGTGGCAAATTCAGATAGAGGTAAAAAGTTAGGCCATGTGACATTTATAATATATGACAATATAACATCCCAAGAGCACAGAGCTTGGCTTGATGCCAAGGACAATGACCTGCATCATTGGGGCCTGGGTGCAAATCCTAGTTCTACTTCCTATAACCGCACTGAAATCCAGTACTTTCACCTCTCAAATCTTAGTTTCCTCTCCAGTAGAACACTCTCAAGGCTAAGTTTTTGCTAATGAGAAGAGAAAGACGTTGCCTTCCTTTGCCCCTTCATCTTTCCTGCTGATTAGATGCAGCCGTGACGGCTGGCACTCAAGCAGACACCTTAGATAAAGCTGGTGCAGCAGCAAGGATGCACCCAAGGCTGCACTCTGGGGTGTCTGATGGCTGTGGAACTGCCTGCTGCACCAGCCCAGGACGGTATTCAACTGGACTTTTCACAAGAGAAAAGTCTTACTTACTACTGGCTTATTATTTAAGTAACTGTTGTTTTGAGGTTTTCTGTTATAGGAAGCTGACCCCAATAAGTCCTCAGTAAACAGGAGTGGCTGGTTGTCATAAGTCCATGTGCAAGGTGATAGGGTCTGCCTGGAGGGTGAGAAGTGGTGGGGTGCCGGGGAGGAAGCAGGTGAGGGGACCCCGAATGGGCCTTCCTGATGCTTCACGAGGAATCCGCTTAACGAAGCCACTGGTTAGAGCAAATGAGAACCTCAGGCTGAAACCCAAAGTGGACTCCATCGGTAGGGACACGGGCGAGGCACACCAGGGGCAGGCAGcagtcccttcctcctccccaaacCCAGCTGATTTTGTGAGGGGGCCATGAACAAAGCGACAGATTCTGTCTTGTGGGATGTGGGAGGCTATTTGGCTACAGATCTTGGAACCAAAGCATATGAACAGTCTTAAGACATGCAAATGCAGAACTATAGCCAAGGAGGGATGGAGTGTCAGCTGGAGGGAGGAACGTGTCCTCCCACAGAGAGTGATGTCTCTCTCAGAAACTTCTGAAACACATGGGCAGCACGTTCTTTGGCAATAAAACCCCAATGGGTGACTGTCTAGTGCTATTAAAAGCTACAGAGAGATACATGTTAAGAAGTATCAGTTCCTTTTGTTCTAAGAAAACTGTCGCCCTGTTGTCATGGGCGACAGACTCACTTTTGGCACTGGCCTTATTAGTTAAGGATAGGACAGAAGCGAAATTCAAAAAGGTCTGAATTGGTAAAGGAAGGCTGCCCCCTTGTGGCAGAAATGGGAAAGGCTCTCTTAGCTTAGGCGGAGCAGGGGCTGCCTAGCTTcccaaagtgaagttgctcagctgtgccagactctgcaaccctacggactgtagcccaccaggctcctccgtccgtaggattttccagcgagaatactggagtgggttgccatttccttctccaggggatcttcccgacccatggatcgaatccgggcctcccgtgttgcaggcagactctttacggtctgagccaccagggaatcccctagcTTTCCAAATCCGTACTCAGTACTAGGAAGATTACGCTGCTGGCATGGAAAGGTAGGAAAAGCTCGCCATACCTCTGCTGCTCTGGTTTAATGTCAAAGAGCCGCAGCTCCCTCCTCTGCTTGGCAGAAAGGCCTttagatttctttctcttctccttttgcttccgGTGAGTGAAGTACTCCAGGACAACGGCCTTGCGTTGCAGGTGGTCCTCTAGGGCTTGCTGGCTCATGCGGGGCATGCTCCGCTTCAGGAAGGCCCTCACAAAGGCCTCGGCCCGCTGCGCTCCCGAGTGCTGCTTGGGAACAAGACGGGGCGGTGCTGCTCTGGCTGGGGCCACCCAGGGCCCTGGGCCCTCCCACACACCACCGCAACAGCAGGTGGCCACCTTTGCCAACCCACCTATCTACCCACTGAGGCCCACACAGCCTCTTGTTGGCCGAGTGTCCACCAAACCAGCTGGCCAGAAGTGAAAGCCACATTTAAATGTCAATTTGTGACTGCCACACAGATCAATCACCTCAGACTCCAACTTCCTATTCTACTTCTTTGAGGTTAgttaagaacaaaaacaaaagccacaGCAAAAACCCAAATGGACAAAAACATTGTTATTTGGAAGAAAAGACTTCTCTCATCCTTGGAAGGGAGGAAAGCTTGAGAAACAATAAGGCAACAGTATTTAATCAATCATGATCAAATGAAGGCAAGTGATGGCCTCGAAGGAAATGATCCTAACACTAGGAAAAAACAGCATCATCAAGAACTCCAGGTTGGGCCCAGCTGCAGCAATTTTGACACTGGCCATATCATTAATACTCTATATTGAGTCTTCAGCCTTGCAGACGTGGCTTGGTACTCTCCTAGTTGGTTCTGGCATTGCATGAAGGAAGAAACTGTCAGCCCTGCACGTTCACGCTTCTCCACACAGAGCAGAGCATCATGTGGCTGTGACTGAACACCTGCGCTTAGAGAGAGCTTCTGGGCAAGTAACTGTCATGACTGCATGTAATTCTTGAAAGAACATGCACTGCTGTCTCTCAGGTTGAAGTTCCACCAGTCTCTTCCTCATTCCAGTGCCTTTGCCCAGATGTGTGCCACAGCCCCAGGGAGCACTGAGGTTCTACTGAGGCTCGCCCTCTTGGCAGGGCCTTTCCTGGACTTCTGTTGCACTAACTGGGCTGCAAACACCTTGGAGCTCATGTGTTGATAGTAATCAAGCTCTCATTTCATGGAGCAGACATGGGCTTGGGGATGGGTGGGAGATGGGGATAAATGTGATACACACAATCTTCAAGGTTCCCCATAGTAAGGAGGGCAGTCAGCTTCAGCTCTGTGCTTTTAAATGCTAAGTAAAAATTCACTATCATCGCTATTATTATTGTGAGAGGACATCTGATTCTTTAAACACCTAAGTGGCCCACCTTTCATGCAGAAGCCAAATAAAGGTGTATCAGTTTTTCAAAATCTTGATTCCCTAAGTAACTCCCTCATTATGAGTCACCAGTGAAGCTTCTGCCCAACTGACAAAGTATGTCTGTAGTACCCAGATATGACCCATAAATTATACTTCTGAAATATGATCTGTCTTCCCTCGTCAGGAGTGAAGCGGGCAGAGTAACAAGGTCAAATGACAGTGCTCACCATGACAGGCTTCAGGGGAGCACAGGCTGGTGTCCCCCACATGGTGAGGTGACACACCTCAAGAAGTCCCAGTTTACCAAACCTGACTCTGGGAAAGCAGGCCAGCAGAACAACAGACCTTGATTAAACCTAACATGTCTGCTGGAGACGTGAGGAGTAAACTGTGGGAAAGTTAAGAAGCCGCTGAGCCATCTTTGCCATCACCTCTGTTGCTCCCAGACCCCCTGCCCAAGCACCGTACCTGAACGTCGAGCTCTTTTGCCTCTTTCTGAGAAAAGGCATGGTAGACCACACCTAGGGggtaaaaaaaacacacacaaacatggaAAGATCAATCCTGTTGGCTATGGCTGTAAAATCCAAGACTTTTCTAACCAGGAAAAGCACTTTGCTTATCAAGAGACAGAAGATGGGTGGTACAAAGAGCACAGCACCACAGCTTTCTCAGATGTCTAAGGTCCTACCCTCCAGCCACATCCATCCACCCTAGCAGTCCCAGCGGTGTgcttcagtgcttctcaaacttgaatGTGTGTCAGAGTCTCTGGAATCTGTTGCTCTAGAACTCTAAGAATGTATCTCATTTAACAGTTATGTGACAGGGCTTTTCAGGATGAGGACAGTTGAAACTATTACATTTTGTTTACtgtttgatgtttaaaaaaagacttttcggCTCCTGCCCGTTGCCGCGGCCCGGATCGGGAAGTGTCAGGTGGGAGCTGGGTTCCCCCGGTCTTCGCCGCTACCGCCACTGACCCCTCCCCCGGACTCCCTATCCAGGACCGGGCCCAGCCGCCATGACGAACGTGTACTCCTTGGATGGGATTCTGGTGTTTGGTTTGCTGTTTGTTTGCACCTGTGCCTACTTCAAGAAAGTACCTCGTCTCAAAACCTGGCTGCTCTCAAGAAAGAAGGGAGTTTGGGgtgtgttgaaaaaaaaaaaaaaaaagaaaagacttttcaCGTTTTATTATCAATGAAGCTGAGATGTATCATACAACTGATGGTGTCCTAAATTGATAAAATACCATAGAGCTTTCTTTAGGCTCAAAATACATATTGCTCAACATGGTTTCAACCTTCAAAAATTTTCACACTcttgtttcttaatttcttcttctgaagAAGACAGGGATTGAAATCTGTTTGTAGAAAGTAACTTGCAGGGTATGGAACCCCATGAATGACTGCAACTGTCACAGGTGACTAGCATTAAACcaagaagccttttttttttctcctatatcAGACATCTAACAGTTATTGAGCCCTCAATACTTACCATGACCAATTAAAAgctatgtatattttatctcatACTTTCTGAGTGACCATTTTAAAGGCGTTATTATTCCTATTATATAGTCCCAGGacgcgccagtggtaaagaattcgcctgccaatgcaggagacacaagagaaatgggttcaatccctgggttgggaagataccctggaggaggcaacccaccccagtattctcgcctggaaaatcccatggacagaggaacctggtgggctacagtccatggggttgcaaagagtcagagatgactaagcacacacacacattcctattATGCTCTGAGAAAATTGGAAGTTCAAATATGCTGAGACACTTAACTCGATCACGTAGATCGAGAGGCAGAAGCGGAACTTAACATCCAGTTTAACGGTGTCACTCCCCTGCCTATATAAATTGCCTAGGGTGCTTGCTCACCTCCGCTATGCTCAAACTCTCAAAGCCTTGGGTTAGTGGTATTGTTCCCCAGCGCGCTCTCTGCGCTTTACACCAGAAAAGGGTCGTTCACAGAACCGCTGGCTGGTCAGACACCATTATCAGTaccttcagttcagatcagtcgctcagtcctgtccgagtctttgcgaccccatggactgcagcacaacagggttccctgtccatcaccaactcccggagcttgctcaaactcatgtccattgagtcggtgatgccaccaacCGTTACAAAAGGGGAAACCGGGTTGTAGAGAGGAAAAGGGACCACGCCACTATGGGAGACAGCAGCCAAGTCAGACCAAGGCCTTGGGCCCTCCTCTAGCACCACTCACCAGGGAGCAGggagcccccctccccctcctccggCCCAGAGAACCCGACATCAGTTTCTAGTTCAGAGGCTGCGCCAGGCCAATCGGGACTCCGGGCCACAGTTACACTTCTAGAAGGCGGGACAATGCCCACGGCAGTTCCGTCCAGACTCCCCTGCAACCCTGTCACCCACCAATACCGAGGCCTACTCTCCGGCTCTCTAACACCCCACCCCTCTCCAGTTTCGTGGCCCTCAACCCGGCTTACTCGTCATTCTCGGACCGCTTCCGGGGCGCTCTGCTGACGTCTCCTTCAGGCGTCGCTCACTCTTCACCCGTCTCTACTTTCTTCAGCAGCCCTCGACCACTAGAGCCTCTCTCGTCCAAGTTTGTGGCGCAGACGTTCCTTGTGCCCGAAGTCGCGCGGGAAGCAGGTTGTCAGGCGAACGACCTGCTACTCGGAGCTGGAGTCTCGGGTTCCTAGCTCAGGGGTGGCGCCGCCAGTGACGTCACCGACGCGCGCCGATTTAGGATGACGCCTGCGCGTCGGGGCGGACCCCCGCGCGCGGAGTACTGCGGAACGACCGAGTCGCTGTCTAATGGCTCTGTCTCAGTTTGTGTGTTTTGTAGGCGAGGGACTGCCAGAAGCAATAGGGTTGGAGTTGGGGAGTGTGGAGTTTGTGAAGTCCTGGAATAGAGCGAGACGAGTCGACTTGGAGAGGACGCAGGGAGGTTGGGGACGCGAGGAGGGTGGAAATGGgtttggggatggtggtggtggtggaggaaaTGAGTTCTGTACGATCCCTAATCATTGCTCTCTACAGGGTCAGCGGAGGCACGGAAGTTGGGGTAGGAAGTTCTTGTTTGTCTCTACTGCTAGCTAGCTGTGTGATCTCGCTTAAGGCACTTTCCACCTCGGGGCCTCACTTTTCCCGTGTACTGTGAGTGGGGTTGGGCTTGATGGTCTCTGAAATACTAGGTTCTGTCAATAAGGTAAAAGGCAAGGAATGGATTATTATTGCCCTGGAGATGGGTTCAAGAAATGTGGCTGGAAGGCCTGGTGGAGATCTCTTACAAGTGATCCGATGGTGCACAGAATCATGCAGCCTGAACTTTTGCCCAGTGCTGAGCCTGGGCTGGGTGCTGCTCTGGAAGGAAAAGCAGTATGACACTTTTCTTCTAAGCAGGTGGCTCTCAGTTTTCAGTacggtatgctgctgctgctgcttagttgcttcagtcgtgtccaactctgcgaccccaaagacgggagcccaccaggctcccccgtccctgggattctccaggcaagaacactggagtgggttgccacttccttctccaatgcatgaaagtgaaaagtgcaagtgaagtcgctcagtcgtgtctgactcttagcgaccccatggaatgcagcctaccaggctcctccgtccatgggattttacaggcaagagtactggagtggggtgccattgctcccTTTAAAGGAAAAGTTTTCTCAAGGAACCCTGGGAGTATGTCCATACATTCTAGTTTTAGAAACATTGGCTTAAGTTTCTTTGAGTGGTGACCTTGCGTCATTTGATATTAAACATTAGACTGCAGGCCCTGATATTGGGTGACTTGTCTAGCATTTACCTTATATGTATATTGCCACCAAAATGGAAACAGCATTGAAACCAAAATGTGTTGCACTTGCAGACCCCTGAAAATACCTAGGAATCTCTGGGACTAAGTTTAAGAAACTGCTCTTGGGGTTAGTTATGTGAACTATCattccttgttgttcagttgctaagtcgggtctgattcttttcgacctttagcacatcaggctcctctgtccttcactatctcttggagtttggtcaaattcatgtcctttgtgttggtgatgctctctaaccatttcatcttctgccacccccttctcctcttgccttcagtctttcccagcatcagggtcttttccagtgagttggctcttcccatcaggtggccaaagtattggagcttcagctttagcatcagttcttccaatgcatattcagggttgatttcctttaggatggactggttggatctccttgcagtccaagggactctcaagagtcttctccagcaccacagtttgaaagaattaattcttctttgctcagcctcctttatggtccaactatcacttccatacatgactactggagaaactatagctttgactatacagacctttgttgacaaagtgatgtctctgcttttgaatacactgtctagatttgtcatgactttccttctaaggagcaagcatcttttaatttcatagttgcagtcactgtctgcagtgattttgaagcccaagaaaataaaatctgtcactgcttccactttttccccatctatttgccatgaagtgatgggaccagatgccatgatcttgattttttgaatgctgagttttaagccagctttttactttcctctttcaccctcatcaagaggctctttagttccttttcactttctgccattagattggtatcatctgcttatctgaggttgttggcaTTTTTctcatcaatcttgattccagcttgtgattcatccagcccagcatttcacatgacatactctgcctataagttaaataagcagggtgacaatatgcagccttgacaaacccctttcccaatttggaaccagtcccttgttcatgtccagttctaacagttgcttcttgatctgcatacaagtttctcaggagacaaataaggtggtctggtactcccatcactttaagaattttctacagtttgttgtgatccacacaaagtgaACTAacatatctgtattttaaaacagcATACAACAGCAGAAGATAGCAAGAGCCAATTTCAGAGCTATACGCAAGCAGGCCCTTTTGAGCAGGACCTTTGTGATTATGGAGATAAGGGAGAAGGCAAACCTCAGTTTTTTAGGACTTTTTCAAGGGTTGTTAGGAGTTTTAACTTCCAAGTTGACCCTAGATGAGTCTCCTGTAGAATTCTATGATTGTGGTGGCGTGAGCACTCCCTGAACTGCAGTTATTCCATAGTCCCTGATtactaaattctttttaaaaagcaaacaaactacTTAATTGTCCTTAGGAAATAATTGTATATGTATGCAGAGAGATACCTGTCCTTACAGGTATGTTATTGTGATTGTTGTTTAGCAGAAATttgaaaacttttgaaaataagGGATTAAACAAATGAAGTATGTGCTAATTAATTAGGTTAATTAAATGCATTATAATCACAGGATAAGCTTCAAAAATTCATATTCTTTGCCATCCCTGGAGATTCTTATTTAGTtggtggggagaaggcaatggcaccccactccagtactcttgcctgtaaaatcccatggacggaggagcctggtaggctgcagtccatggggtcgctaggagtcggacacgactgagcgacttccctttcacttttcactttcatgcattggagaaggaaatggcaacccactccagtgttcttgcctagagaatcccagggacgggggagcctggtgggctgccgtctatggggtcacacagagtcagacacgactgaagcgacttaacagcagcaaagAATTTTCCCAGGTGATTTTGTTGAATAAGTTTGGAAACTATAGTATGGTATCTTTATATAACTTATATCATGGAATACCATGCAGCCATTAATCAAATGacgttctattttttaaaaagtgttcaaaatattaaagtatataaCCAAATAGTACAAATAGTATATACACAAAAAGGATTGAAAAGAACTATAATAATATACTGAAAGTTTCTATACCTGTGTAAGTGAACTTGTGAGAGATTCTTTTTTTGTCCCTTTTCTAAATTTTACTCAGTGAAAATAAGActtccttaaattttttctttatagctTTGAAACACGGATACCCGTTTTTCCCACTAGCAGCCTTGCAAGCGATCCATGGGAAGTCAAGCTTTGTTAGTATCATGCAGGTGACTTTCCCCTATCCCTGAACAACTTATTGTAAagaacttcaaatatgcagaaaaatggaaagaagtctATAGTGACTATTCTTATGCTCTTAGATTATACAGttaacattttgttatatttgtacAAGTTTCTTTTGATTGCTGCTTTAAGACACTCAGGCTATTAGATTGAGCACTCAAAGAAAATTTCATATGCAAAGTCAAAAAGATTAAGCCTCAGCTATTAAATAAGTGCATATCCATGAAAATTAGGACACTTCTTGTAAATAAACACAACTAAATCAATAGAAATAATTTATCTAACAGCCTCTGACAATacagtggaaaaaaattttttttctgcattcctTTTCCTCCACTTTTGGATTAAAGAAAGACATCGTTACTAGTAGAGTTTCTGCCATTCCTTTAAATGTAAGAAAAGGTAATGATCCTGAAGAAACACCAGCACAcctgcagtgagagcatggaaagCTTTCATTTCAATGAAAGTTGCAATCCTCAAAGTTCAAAAAAGTCAgcatgttattttatatattgtacatacttatatatgtgtatatacatagatacacatatgtatatacacattcatacacatatttgtaaatttttattctgTGTTTCCTTTAAATGATTAAAGAGGGATAAGGCCTGTCTGTGCTGCTTTTCTACAACAGGAAGGCCTTGTCTGCAATGGGTTGGCAGCAGTACCTGCTTCCTAGGGTGCCTGTGAGCACCCAGTGAGATGATGCCCATGTTCAGTGGCGTGGCATAGATAGCACAGTTTGAGAAATGAGGGTTATTATCTTCCTCCCTACAAAGCTGAAAGTCCCTCAGGCTCAAGGTTATGAACATCCCTGGCCCTGCTTTGCCTCTGGTCTGTAAACTGGTCCAGATGTGGCACATGGACAAGAGGAGCTGGGAATGATGGTGGTGTCAGGGTGACCTGGACACAGCGGCCCCAGCGATCATTCTTTAGGCTTACTCGTGTCACTGCCCACTCTGGGAGATTGAAGAGACTAGGCAGTAAGGTCCTAGCGTGGACACTGGACGTTTCTTTCAGGCAAACCCTCTCCTGCTGGGTAACTGGGTGTTTTAGCTACAAGAAGCAAAGAACTGGCGTGTAAAGGAGGATGCCATGTCAATCTCTCTGGTCAAGAGGCAGTGCCACGCTCTAAATCAATTTCAGATCAGCCATTTAGGTTTTTGAATAGCAAGGACTATAATACATGTCATGTGTGGTCAAATTGCAGTGTCTGAAAGCCAGATCACTCAGTCAACATCCAGATGTCACACTTCAAGGCTACCTTGATCCCACAGGTCTAAAATGCAACTTTTATAGATCTGCCCAGTTCCCTGAAGAAATTTCATGCTGAGCTGAACCCCCTGGGAAATGCTTGGTTTTGGTTTTCATGATGCAGTATCtacatgggattccctggtggctcagtggtaaagatttctacctgcaatgctggagacccaggtttggtc
The nucleotide sequence above comes from Bos indicus x Bos taurus breed Angus x Brahman F1 hybrid chromosome 18, Bos_hybrid_MaternalHap_v2.0, whole genome shotgun sequence. Encoded proteins:
- the POP4 gene encoding ribonuclease P protein subunit p29 isoform X2; the encoded protein is MPRMSQQALEDHLQRKAVVLEYFTHRKQKEKRKKSKGLSAKQRRELRLFDIKPEQQRYSLFLPLHELWKQYIRDLCNGLKPDTQPQMIQAKLLKADLHGAIVSVTKSKCPSYVGVTGILLQETKHVFKIITKEDRLKVIPKLNCVFTVEIDGFISYIYGSKFQLRSSERSAKKFKAKGTIDL
- the POP4 gene encoding ribonuclease P protein subunit p29 isoform X1, which encodes MTSVVYHAFSQKEAKELDVQHSGAQRAEAFVRAFLKRSMPRMSQQALEDHLQRKAVVLEYFTHRKQKEKRKKSKGLSAKQRRELRLFDIKPEQQRYSLFLPLHELWKQYIRDLCNGLKPDTQPQMIQAKLLKADLHGAIVSVTKSKCPSYVGVTGILLQETKHVFKIITKEDRLKVIPKLNCVFTVEIDGFISYIYGSKFQLRSSERSAKKFKAKGTIDL